Proteins from a single region of Thermodesulfobacteriota bacterium:
- a CDS encoding efflux RND transporter periplasmic adaptor subunit — protein MRYITKQPKLRTPLIFMAVIILAILTGCSRDGSKEARAEDPRKAPVPVTIVAAEEKSVPIELRAVGNVRAFSTVSVKAQVGGELIAVHFKEGQEVKCGDLLFTIDPAPFEAHLKQAEANLAKHQAELQNAQKQVERYGSVVKKGYVSKENYDQVSTDAIALEAGVLADKAAVENAKLDLKYCYIRSPITGYTGELKVHRGNLIKANDNDRPMVTINQTSPIYLAFSIPERNLPEVKRHMKTRKLDVLAEVPGMEARPLRGELASIDNTVDPGTGTIQLKAIFPNRDTSLWPGQFVNVTLTLGKQDAAVIVPSHAVQAGQQGPFVFVVRPDLIAEVRLIVVGRTLGEKTVIDKGIKPGEWIVTDGHLKLFPGAKVKLVKGVE, from the coding sequence ATGAGGTACATTACCAAACAACCAAAACTCAGGACCCCCCTTATTTTTATGGCCGTGATCATTCTTGCCATTCTTACAGGTTGCTCCCGGGATGGATCGAAAGAGGCACGGGCTGAGGATCCGAGGAAAGCCCCAGTGCCTGTAACCATTGTCGCTGCGGAAGAAAAATCCGTCCCCATAGAGCTGCGTGCTGTAGGGAATGTAAGGGCATTCTCGACGGTCTCAGTAAAGGCCCAGGTAGGCGGAGAATTGATAGCCGTACATTTCAAAGAGGGTCAAGAAGTAAAGTGTGGAGATCTGCTTTTTACAATCGATCCCGCCCCCTTTGAGGCTCATCTCAAGCAGGCCGAAGCCAATCTGGCCAAACACCAGGCTGAATTGCAGAATGCCCAAAAGCAGGTGGAACGGTATGGGTCTGTTGTCAAAAAGGGTTATGTATCGAAAGAAAATTATGACCAGGTAAGTACCGATGCTATAGCTCTTGAGGCCGGTGTGCTCGCGGACAAGGCCGCAGTTGAAAACGCCAAGCTCGATCTTAAGTATTGCTATATCCGATCTCCGATTACCGGTTATACCGGAGAGCTTAAGGTGCATCGAGGGAACCTGATCAAGGCTAATGATAACGATCGTCCCATGGTAACGATAAACCAGACCAGTCCAATATACCTTGCTTTTTCCATCCCGGAAAGAAACCTTCCGGAGGTGAAACGGCACATGAAAACTCGAAAGCTTGACGTTCTGGCGGAAGTTCCCGGCATGGAGGCCCGGCCTCTCCGTGGTGAGCTGGCCTCTATTGATAACACGGTGGACCCTGGAACAGGTACCATCCAGCTCAAGGCCATCTTCCCCAATCGGGATACGAGCTTATGGCCGGGACAGTTTGTTAATGTGACTTTGACACTCGGAAAACAGGATGCGGCAGTTATAGTCCCTTCCCATGCCGTTCAGGCCGGACAGCAAGGGCCGTTTGTTTTCGTAGTCAGGCCTGACCTTATTGCGGAGGTTCGCCTCATAGTCGTGGGAAGGACGCTTGGAGAAAAAACGGTGATAGATAAGGGGATAAAGCCTGGCGAATGGATAGTGACCGATGGCCACTTGAAACTCTTCCCGGGTGCAAAGGTCAAACTTGTAAAGGGCGTCGAATAG
- a CDS encoding efflux RND transporter permease subunit encodes MNIPQLFIERPVMTTLVMIGVLLFGIAAYRLLPVSELPNVDFPTIQVSATLPGSNPETMASSIATPLEREFSTIAGLDSMTSTSALGNTQITLQFSLDRDLDAAAQDVQTAISKAQRLLPADLPNPPSFRKVNPADEPILYLALSSPVLPLSTVDEYAQTLMAQRISMISGVAQVQVYGSQKYAVRIQVDPNALSSKGIGLDEVEKAVMRGNVNLPTGTLYGRHQALTIQATGQLTDAASYRTLIVAYRNGAPVRLQELGKVVDSVENDKVANWFNTASESRRAIVLAVQRQPGTNTVEVVNAIKKLIPTFRLQIPASIDLNILYDRSESIGESIADVKFTLYLSICLVVLVIFLFLRNISATIIPSLALPMSIIGTFSVMYLLGYSLDNLSLMALTLCVGFVVDDAIVMLENIVRHMEMGKGKLQAALDGSREIAFTIVSMTISLAAVFIPLLFMGGVLGRLLHEFAVTIGVAILVSGVVSLTLSPMLCSRFLKPHGAEQHGKFYAFSERFFNGMLNAYDVTLKWVLKHGLATLILSILLIFATGYLFMIVPKGFVPDVDTGQIRGFTEAAQDISFDSMVRHQKAVADVIRQEPAVDGFMSSVGASSMSPTGNSGRFFLRLKPMSERKVDANEIIQRLRAKLARIPGIRAFLQNPPSIRIGGRTTKSLYQYTIQGPDIKELYQWAPLLENKLRELPELQDVNSDLQIASPQVFVDIDRDKAQACGITADQIENTLYNAYGSRQISTIYTPTNQYQVIMEVQPQFQLSPDSLSMLYIRSAGGQLVPCDTVARLRRTISPLTINHTGQLPSVTISFNLKPGIALGDGVGRIQKLVRDLRLPATLSTSFQGTAQEFQSSLKGMWILLVMAILVIYIILGILYESFIHPLTILSGIPSAGVGALVTLLIFRIDLSIYAWVGIIMLIGIVKKNAIMMIDFALAVQRREGKPPAQAIYEGCILRFRPIMMTTMAALMGTLPIALGFGAGAEARRPLGLAVVGGLLLSQLLTLYITPVVYIYMEKLQERTRRLFRIGKNHKNSVIPDS; translated from the coding sequence ATGAATATCCCCCAACTATTCATAGAGCGTCCGGTCATGACCACACTCGTCATGATTGGCGTCTTATTATTCGGTATTGCTGCTTACCGGCTTCTCCCGGTAAGTGAGCTGCCGAATGTAGATTTTCCCACGATTCAGGTCTCAGCAACTCTTCCTGGATCCAACCCCGAAACCATGGCCTCTTCCATTGCGACTCCTCTCGAGCGCGAATTTTCCACAATCGCCGGACTCGATTCCATGACCTCGACCAGCGCCCTGGGAAATACCCAGATCACGCTTCAATTTTCTCTGGATCGGGACCTTGATGCCGCGGCCCAGGATGTCCAGACTGCCATATCCAAGGCCCAGCGACTTCTTCCGGCCGATTTGCCAAACCCCCCCTCGTTCCGGAAAGTCAATCCCGCGGACGAGCCGATCCTCTACCTCGCATTGAGCTCGCCCGTTCTGCCGCTTTCTACTGTAGACGAGTACGCCCAAACATTAATGGCCCAGCGTATCTCCATGATAAGCGGTGTGGCTCAGGTCCAGGTATATGGATCGCAGAAGTACGCGGTTCGTATTCAGGTGGACCCGAATGCTTTGTCTTCAAAAGGAATCGGGCTCGATGAAGTGGAAAAGGCCGTCATGAGGGGCAACGTTAATCTCCCTACCGGTACACTGTATGGCAGGCATCAGGCCCTTACTATACAAGCGACGGGACAACTCACAGATGCAGCATCCTACCGCACGCTTATAGTAGCTTATCGCAATGGGGCTCCGGTCCGGCTGCAGGAACTGGGCAAGGTCGTTGACAGCGTTGAAAACGATAAAGTGGCCAACTGGTTCAATACCGCATCCGAGAGCCGCCGCGCCATAGTCCTGGCCGTTCAGCGCCAGCCCGGGACCAACACGGTTGAGGTAGTAAACGCCATCAAGAAGCTCATACCCACTTTCCGGCTTCAGATACCTGCTTCCATCGACCTCAATATCCTGTATGACCGTTCCGAATCCATCGGTGAATCGATTGCGGATGTTAAGTTTACGCTTTATTTAAGTATATGTCTTGTGGTTTTGGTGATCTTCCTTTTCCTCAGGAACATCTCAGCTACGATCATACCGAGCCTGGCGCTCCCCATGTCGATCATCGGCACCTTCTCGGTCATGTACCTTCTGGGTTACAGCCTGGATAACCTGTCTCTAATGGCGCTGACTCTTTGTGTGGGTTTCGTGGTAGATGATGCCATTGTAATGCTCGAGAATATAGTGCGGCATATGGAGATGGGCAAGGGGAAACTCCAGGCCGCTCTTGATGGGTCCAGAGAGATTGCTTTTACCATTGTGTCCATGACCATCTCGCTTGCCGCGGTATTTATCCCGCTTCTCTTTATGGGAGGCGTTCTGGGACGATTGCTCCACGAATTTGCTGTGACTATTGGAGTAGCCATCCTGGTGTCAGGAGTGGTTTCGCTTACTCTTTCCCCGATGCTTTGCAGCCGCTTTCTAAAGCCCCATGGCGCGGAACAGCATGGCAAGTTCTATGCTTTTTCCGAACGCTTTTTTAATGGCATGCTCAACGCCTACGATGTTACTCTTAAATGGGTGCTAAAACATGGTCTGGCCACTCTGATCCTATCCATTCTCCTTATCTTTGCCACGGGATATCTTTTCATGATAGTCCCCAAAGGATTCGTGCCGGATGTGGATACCGGCCAGATACGGGGGTTTACCGAAGCTGCTCAGGATATCTCTTTTGATTCCATGGTTCGGCATCAGAAAGCGGTTGCTGACGTGATCCGGCAAGAGCCTGCAGTGGACGGCTTTATGTCTAGTGTTGGAGCGAGCAGTATGAGTCCGACCGGCAATTCCGGACGATTCTTCCTTCGTCTAAAACCGATGTCCGAGCGAAAAGTGGATGCCAACGAAATAATCCAACGGCTTCGGGCAAAATTGGCAAGGATTCCGGGGATCAGGGCCTTTCTCCAGAATCCCCCTTCGATCCGCATCGGGGGACGTACGACCAAGAGCCTCTACCAGTATACCATTCAGGGCCCGGATATAAAGGAACTATATCAGTGGGCTCCCTTGCTTGAAAATAAATTGCGTGAGCTTCCGGAACTGCAGGATGTGAATAGTGACTTACAGATCGCAAGTCCCCAGGTGTTTGTGGATATCGATCGTGATAAGGCACAAGCTTGCGGTATTACGGCAGATCAGATTGAAAACACACTTTACAACGCCTACGGCTCCAGACAAATCTCTACTATCTATACACCAACCAACCAGTATCAGGTTATTATGGAAGTACAGCCACAATTCCAGCTTTCGCCAGACTCCCTTTCCATGCTTTATATCCGCTCGGCAGGCGGCCAACTTGTGCCATGTGATACGGTGGCCAGATTGAGGCGGACTATTAGCCCACTAACCATCAACCATACGGGCCAGCTACCTTCTGTAACCATTTCCTTTAATCTTAAACCGGGGATTGCTCTTGGTGACGGCGTGGGCCGGATACAGAAGCTGGTCCGGGACCTTCGCCTGCCCGCTACCCTCAGCACCAGTTTCCAGGGAACCGCGCAGGAATTTCAATCGTCCTTAAAAGGTATGTGGATCCTCTTAGTTATGGCCATTCTGGTCATTTACATAATCCTTGGGATACTATATGAAAGTTTTATTCATCCGTTGACGATCCTGTCAGGGATTCCTTCAGCTGGAGTAGGGGCTCTTGTCACACTCCTTATCTTCCGAATAGATTTGAGTATTTATGCCTGGGTTGGGATCATAATGCTCATAGGAATCGTGAAGAAAAACGCCATTATGATGATCGATTTCGCCTTAGCTGTTCAGCGACGCGAGGGAAAGCCGCCGGCCCAAGCTATCTACGAAGGTTGCATCCTTCGTTTCCGGCCAATCATGATGACCACCATGGCTGCGCTTATGGGAACTCTTCCAATAGCGCTTGGCTTTGGCGCCGGAGCCGAAGCAAGGCGGCCCTTAGGTCTGGCCGTGGTCGGTGGGCTGCTGCTCTCTCAGCTATTGACGCTCTATATCACACCGGTTGTTTATATCTATATGGAAAAGCTTCAGGAAAGAACGAGAAGATTATTCCGGATTGGGAAAAACCACAAAAATAGTGTAATCCCGGATTCCTAG
- a CDS encoding pseudouridine synthase encodes MEERLHKTLARLGIASRRHAEDLIRQGRVTVNGRIVTAMGIKVDTEKDMILIDGRPLPPPAPLIYALLNKPKGFVTTLRDPQKRPIVTDLLKDISIRVCPVGRLDYDTEGLLLLTNDGDLSFKLQHPRFKAYKTYEAEVKGRPAKQAIDRLRNGVMIEGRKTQPALVKCLREKEDSSLLEITIREGRKRQIKKMCSTIGHPVLNLRRTAFADLKLGHLALGQYRLLNTEEVRKLKNYVTMQPQGR; translated from the coding sequence ATGGAAGAAAGACTGCATAAGACATTGGCCCGGCTCGGGATCGCCTCGCGAAGACACGCCGAAGATCTCATTCGCCAGGGCCGAGTTACAGTAAATGGCCGCATAGTTACTGCCATGGGTATAAAGGTGGACACCGAAAAGGATATGATCCTCATCGATGGCCGGCCATTACCACCTCCGGCGCCTCTTATCTATGCCCTTTTAAATAAACCCAAAGGATTTGTGACCACGCTGCGGGATCCCCAAAAAAGGCCGATAGTTACCGACCTCTTGAAAGATATATCCATCCGTGTCTGTCCGGTGGGAAGGCTGGATTACGACACCGAGGGCCTTCTATTGCTTACCAACGACGGGGACTTGTCCTTTAAACTCCAGCACCCGCGTTTTAAGGCGTACAAGACCTACGAAGCAGAGGTAAAAGGGAGACCTGCGAAGCAGGCTATTGATCGCCTGAGAAACGGAGTTATGATAGAAGGCCGTAAGACGCAGCCTGCCCTGGTTAAGTGCCTCAGGGAAAAAGAAGATTCATCTCTTCTGGAGATAACCATCCGGGAAGGCCGGAAAAGGCAGATAAAAAAGATGTGCTCAACCATCGGGCATCCCGTGCTTAACCTGCGCCGTACAGCCTTTGCCGATCTCAAATTGGGTCATCTGGCCCTTGGTCAGTACCGGCTTCTCAATACGGAAGAGGTCAGAAAACTCAAAAATTACGTAACCATGCAGCCACAAGGGCGCTAA